A single window of Pontibacillus chungwhensis DNA harbors:
- a CDS encoding TrkH family potassium uptake protein: MEWNPPQILISTFLALILVGTFILLLPISTTEGISFVDALFTSTSAMTVTGLVVVDTGTAFTTFGEIVIMALIQLGGLGIMTFAVFIYLALGRKIGIRERLLIKQALNQNTLGGVIALAKRLLIFSLVVEAMAVVFLTLEWGADLGWGRALYASVFHAISAFNNAGFSIWSDSLSGYVGDPVVNLVITILFIIGGIGFTVVFDMWKSKDFSQLSLHSKLMILGTIGINVISFFMIFVLEYNNPNTLASMSTPDQIQASYFQAVTPRTAGFNTLDIGSMEHASLFYMIILMFIGGGSASTAGGIKLTTALLIVLATFTFYKQREEVVTFKRSLPYPLILRALSLAMGSVVVVLVAIFILNLTEDAPFLDIVFEGVSAFGTVGLSMGLTGSLTTIGKVTIILTMLIGKLGPLTFAFAFARHRTDRVKYPKEDVLTG; encoded by the coding sequence AACGTCTGCCATGACGGTTACGGGGCTTGTGGTGGTCGATACAGGAACAGCTTTTACAACCTTCGGAGAAATCGTCATTATGGCTTTAATCCAGCTTGGCGGGCTCGGGATTATGACATTTGCTGTATTTATCTATCTCGCTCTTGGGAGAAAGATTGGCATCCGGGAGCGTTTGTTAATTAAACAAGCCCTGAATCAGAATACGCTTGGGGGAGTCATTGCTCTTGCGAAGAGGTTGCTAATTTTTAGTTTGGTCGTTGAGGCGATGGCAGTTGTCTTCTTGACTCTTGAATGGGGGGCGGATTTAGGCTGGGGAAGAGCGCTTTATGCGAGTGTCTTTCATGCGATCTCGGCTTTTAACAATGCAGGCTTCTCAATCTGGTCCGATAGTTTATCTGGCTACGTCGGAGACCCGGTTGTGAACCTTGTTATCACGATTTTATTTATCATCGGTGGGATTGGGTTTACGGTTGTGTTTGACATGTGGAAAAGCAAAGACTTCAGCCAGCTCTCCCTTCATTCAAAGCTTATGATTCTTGGGACCATTGGGATTAACGTGATCAGCTTTTTCATGATCTTTGTGCTGGAGTACAACAACCCAAACACGCTCGCATCTATGTCGACTCCGGATCAGATCCAAGCATCGTATTTCCAAGCGGTGACGCCAAGAACAGCTGGGTTTAACACGCTTGATATCGGTTCAATGGAACACGCCTCCCTCTTTTATATGATTATCCTTATGTTTATAGGAGGAGGAAGTGCGTCAACGGCCGGGGGGATCAAGCTTACAACAGCCCTCTTAATCGTGCTCGCTACGTTCACGTTTTATAAGCAGCGCGAGGAAGTGGTTACGTTTAAACGCAGTCTTCCTTATCCGTTAATTTTACGAGCTCTGTCCCTTGCGATGGGAAGTGTGGTTGTCGTTCTTGTTGCGATTTTTATTTTAAATTTAACAGAAGACGCACCGTTTTTGGACATCGTGTTTGAAGGCGTCTCGGCCTTTGGGACCGTAGGGTTATCGATGGGTCTAACGGGCAGCCTGACGACTATTGGCAAGGTAACCATCATCCTCACGATGCTTATAGGGAAATTAGGGCCGCTTACGTTCGCTTTTGCTTTCGCGAGGCACCGTACGGACCGGGTAAAATATCCAAAAGAAGACGTGTTAACAGGGTGA
- a CDS encoding ACT domain-containing protein, which produces MEKRKAVVSVIGKDQVGIIANVTNVLAEYKLNVLDISQTIVEEYFTMIMIIDVKEAHDLDAIRKVLQETGENLGVQISLQLEEVFQSMHRI; this is translated from the coding sequence ATGGAAAAACGTAAAGCAGTAGTAAGCGTCATCGGAAAAGACCAGGTCGGAATTATCGCGAACGTGACAAACGTGCTCGCAGAATATAAATTGAACGTGCTTGATATCAGCCAAACGATCGTTGAAGAATACTTCACGATGATCATGATTATCGATGTGAAAGAAGCGCATGATTTAGATGCGATCCGAAAAGTACTACAAGAAACTGGCGAGAACTTAGGCGTGCAAATTAGTCTGCAGCTAGAAGAAGTCTTCCAGTCTATGCACCGCATTTAA